From a single Georhizobium profundi genomic region:
- a CDS encoding bifunctional riboflavin kinase/FAD synthetase: MNRSGHERAFVTAVLRPGEPVASALHGAVVAIGNFDGVHRGHQAVLCEALEKGAELGCATIVLTFEPHPRSFFKPAEPVFRLTPSPLRAKLLELAGCDGVVECAFDKDFAAQTAQEFVETILVDQLGARHVVTGHDFHFGKGRQGGPAFLASAGDRAGFGVTLVEAFADENGDIVSSSRIRSALAEGDVTLAAGLLGYRFQVEGTVIGGKQLGRTLGYPTANMALPPEATLAPGIYAVRFRRADGTLYDGVASYGYRPTVTSTGEPLLETYVFDFSGDLYGETCSVTLFGYLRPELKFDGLDELVVQMRRDEEEARALLSSVQPLGIIDEALNF, translated from the coding sequence ATGAACCGGAGCGGTCACGAACGAGCCTTCGTCACGGCGGTGCTGCGGCCGGGCGAGCCCGTCGCCTCCGCGCTGCATGGCGCGGTGGTTGCGATCGGCAATTTCGATGGCGTCCATCGGGGTCATCAGGCGGTGCTGTGCGAAGCGCTCGAAAAGGGCGCCGAACTGGGTTGCGCGACCATCGTGCTGACCTTCGAGCCGCATCCCCGCAGTTTCTTCAAGCCGGCAGAGCCGGTGTTTCGGCTGACGCCATCGCCGCTGCGCGCCAAGCTGCTGGAACTCGCCGGCTGCGACGGCGTGGTGGAATGCGCATTCGACAAGGACTTCGCAGCACAAACGGCGCAGGAATTCGTCGAGACAATCCTCGTCGATCAACTCGGCGCCCGCCATGTGGTCACCGGTCACGACTTCCATTTCGGCAAGGGCCGCCAAGGTGGACCGGCCTTTCTCGCAAGCGCCGGCGACAGGGCTGGCTTCGGTGTCACGCTCGTCGAGGCCTTCGCGGATGAGAACGGCGACATCGTTTCATCGAGCCGCATCCGATCGGCACTGGCCGAAGGCGACGTGACATTGGCTGCAGGCCTGCTCGGGTATCGGTTCCAGGTGGAGGGAACGGTGATCGGCGGCAAGCAGCTTGGCCGCACGCTCGGCTATCCGACCGCCAACATGGCCTTACCGCCGGAGGCGACGCTTGCGCCTGGCATTTATGCTGTGCGGTTCAGGCGAGCCGACGGGACGCTTTACGATGGTGTTGCAAGCTACGGGTACCGGCCAACGGTCACGTCGACGGGCGAGCCGCTGCTGGAAACCTACGTTTTCGATTTCTCAGGCGATCTCTATGGAGAGACCTGCTCAGTAACGCTGTTCGGCTATCTCCGTCCGGAATTGAAATTCGACGGGCTCGACGAACTGGTGGTGCAGATGCGCCGCGACGAGGAAGAGGCGCGGGCGCTTCTTTCATCGGTGCAACCGCTCGGGATCATCGACGAAGCTCTGAATTTTTGA
- a CDS encoding TIGR01459 family HAD-type hydrolase, with product MVQQIENLASLHQAYDAVLSDVWGVLHNGVVAWPDACEALSRARADGLSVVLITNSPRPHKEVILQLDGIGVPRGAYDRIVTSGDVTRKLIEAGPKKVFFLGLDRDLTLLEGLGVEVVDKDEAQAVVCTGPYDDETDKPDDYRDMFAPWIERGVPFICANPDLIVERGDRLVLCAGALAAVYAEMGGETRITGKPYPAMYDAALAFVSELKPDVAAPRAIAIGDGLPTDVKGAQDYGLDLLYIANGIHARDYAEAGRIDAGRLASFLEDNSARPHYWMPALG from the coding sequence ATGGTTCAGCAAATCGAAAATCTCGCGAGCCTGCATCAGGCCTATGATGCGGTTTTGTCGGATGTGTGGGGCGTGCTGCACAATGGCGTCGTGGCATGGCCTGATGCCTGCGAGGCACTCAGCCGGGCGCGCGCGGACGGGCTTTCGGTCGTATTGATCACCAACTCGCCGCGCCCGCACAAGGAAGTCATCCTGCAGCTGGACGGCATCGGCGTGCCGCGGGGCGCCTATGATCGCATCGTGACGTCGGGCGATGTCACGCGAAAGCTCATCGAAGCCGGTCCGAAGAAGGTCTTCTTTCTCGGTCTCGATCGCGACCTGACGCTGCTCGAGGGCCTTGGCGTCGAAGTCGTAGACAAGGACGAGGCGCAGGCCGTGGTCTGCACCGGCCCCTATGACGACGAGACTGACAAGCCTGACGACTATCGCGACATGTTTGCGCCTTGGATCGAGCGCGGTGTACCGTTCATCTGCGCCAATCCGGACCTCATCGTGGAACGCGGCGACAGGCTTGTTCTCTGTGCGGGAGCGCTCGCAGCCGTCTACGCCGAGATGGGCGGCGAGACGCGCATCACCGGCAAGCCTTATCCCGCCATGTACGATGCCGCGCTGGCATTCGTTTCGGAACTGAAGCCCGATGTGGCCGCGCCGCGCGCGATCGCCATCGGCGATGGCCTGCCGACCGATGTGAAGGGCGCCCAGGATTACGGCCTCGACCTGCTCTATATCGCCAACGGCATCCATGCGCGCGACTACGCCGAGGCCGGGCGCATCGATGCGGGCCGGCTCGCTTCATTCTTGGAAGACAATTCCGCACGACCGCACTACTGGATGCCCGCGCTCGGATGA
- the groES gene encoding co-chaperone GroES, which yields MASTNFRPLHDRVVVKRVESEQKTAGGIIIPDTAKEKPQEGEIVAVGSGARDESGKLVELDVKVGDRVLFGKWSGTEVKIGGEDLLIMKEADIMGIIG from the coding sequence ATGGCAAGCACCAATTTCCGTCCGCTGCACGACCGCGTCGTCGTCAAGCGCGTCGAATCCGAACAGAAGACTGCAGGCGGAATCATCATTCCGGACACCGCCAAGGAAAAGCCGCAGGAAGGCGAAATCGTCGCCGTCGGCTCCGGCGCTCGTGACGAAAGCGGCAAGCTCGTCGAGCTCGACGTCAAGGTTGGCGATCGCGTGCTCTTCGGCAAATGGTCGGGCACGGAAGTCAAGATCGGCGGCGAAGACCTTCTGATCATGAAGGAAGCCGACATTATGGGCATCATCGGCTGA
- the groL gene encoding chaperonin GroEL (60 kDa chaperone family; promotes refolding of misfolded polypeptides especially under stressful conditions; forms two stacked rings of heptamers to form a barrel-shaped 14mer; ends can be capped by GroES; misfolded proteins enter the barrel where they are refolded when GroES binds), whose product MAAKEVKFGRSARERMLRGVDILADAVKVTLGPKGRNVVIEKSFGAPRITKDGVSVAKEIELEDKFENMGAQMVREVASKTNDVAGDGTTTATVLAAAIVKEGNKAVAAGMNPMDLKRGIDLAVKEVVEKLAAAAKPINTSAEVAQVGTISANGDKQVGEDIAEAMQRVGNEGVITVEEAKTAETELEVVEGMQFDRGYLSPYFVTNPEKMVAELDDAYILLHEKKLSNLQAMLPVLEAVVQSGKPLVIIAEDVEGEALATLVVNKLRGGLKIAAVKAPGFGDRRKAMLEDIAILTGGQVISEDIGIKLENVTLDMLGRAKKVSITKENTTIVDGAGQKAEIEGRVAQIKQQIEETSSDYDREKLQERLAKLAGGVAVIRVGGSTEVEVKERKDRIDDALNATRAAVQEGIVPGGGVALLRASSTLTVKGQNSDQDAGVNIVRRALQAPARQIVENAGEEASIVVGKILDKNDDNYGYNAQTGEYGDMIAMGIVDPVKVVRTALQDAASVAGLLVTTEAMIAEAPKKDSHGGGGGMPDMGGMGGMGMM is encoded by the coding sequence ATGGCTGCTAAGGAAGTAAAATTTGGCCGCAGCGCGCGTGAGCGCATGCTGCGCGGCGTCGACATCCTCGCTGATGCCGTCAAGGTCACGCTGGGTCCCAAGGGCCGCAACGTCGTCATCGAAAAGTCCTTCGGCGCACCGCGCATCACGAAGGACGGCGTGTCGGTCGCCAAGGAAATCGAACTTGAAGACAAGTTCGAGAACATGGGCGCCCAGATGGTCCGCGAAGTTGCTTCGAAGACCAACGACGTCGCCGGCGACGGCACCACGACTGCAACCGTTCTCGCTGCCGCCATCGTCAAGGAAGGCAACAAGGCCGTTGCCGCCGGCATGAACCCGATGGACCTGAAGCGCGGCATCGATCTCGCTGTCAAGGAAGTCGTCGAGAAGCTGGCAGCTGCTGCCAAGCCGATCAACACTTCGGCTGAAGTCGCACAGGTCGGCACCATCTCCGCCAATGGCGACAAGCAGGTCGGCGAAGACATCGCTGAAGCCATGCAGCGCGTCGGCAACGAAGGCGTCATCACCGTCGAAGAAGCCAAGACCGCCGAAACCGAACTCGAAGTCGTCGAAGGCATGCAGTTCGACCGCGGCTACCTGTCGCCTTACTTCGTGACCAACCCGGAAAAGATGGTCGCCGAACTCGACGACGCCTACATCCTTCTCCACGAAAAGAAGCTGTCCAACCTGCAGGCGATGCTTCCGGTTCTCGAAGCCGTCGTCCAGTCGGGCAAGCCGCTCGTCATCATCGCTGAAGACGTCGAAGGCGAAGCTCTTGCAACGCTCGTCGTCAACAAGCTGCGTGGCGGCCTCAAGATCGCTGCCGTCAAGGCGCCTGGCTTCGGCGACCGCCGCAAGGCCATGCTCGAAGACATCGCGATCCTGACCGGTGGCCAGGTGATCTCCGAAGACATCGGCATCAAGCTCGAGAATGTTACCCTCGACATGCTCGGCCGTGCCAAGAAGGTCTCGATCACCAAGGAAAACACGACGATCGTCGACGGTGCCGGCCAGAAGGCTGAAATCGAAGGCCGTGTTGCCCAGATCAAGCAGCAGATCGAAGAAACCTCTTCGGACTACGACCGCGAAAAGCTCCAGGAGCGCCTGGCCAAGCTCGCCGGTGGTGTTGCTGTCATCCGCGTCGGCGGCTCGACGGAAGTCGAAGTCAAGGAGCGCAAGGACCGCATCGACGACGCGCTGAACGCAACGCGTGCAGCTGTCCAGGAAGGCATCGTGCCTGGCGGTGGCGTCGCTCTCCTGCGCGCTTCGTCCACGCTCACGGTCAAGGGTCAGAACTCTGACCAGGACGCTGGCGTCAACATCGTTCGTCGCGCTCTGCAGGCTCCGGCCCGCCAGATCGTCGAGAACGCTGGTGAAGAAGCTTCCATCGTCGTCGGCAAGATCCTCGACAAGAACGACGACAACTATGGCTACAACGCCCAGACCGGCGAATATGGCGACATGATCGCCATGGGTATCGTCGACCCGGTCAAGGTCGTTCGCACCGCACTTCAGGACGCAGCCTCGGTTGCCGGCCTGCTCGTCACGACAGAAGCCATGATCGCCGAAGCTCCGAAGAAGGACTCCCACGGCGGTGGCGGCGGCATGCCGGACATGGGCGGAATGGGCGGCATGGGCATGATGTAA
- a CDS encoding winged helix-turn-helix transcriptional regulator yields the protein MKPAHPDVTCGQAVAPFEVSDACRPVNAILSRIGDKWSVLVVSYLGNGTMRFSELRRAIDGISQKMLTTTLRGLERDGYVTRAVTPTIPPRVDYALTDLGRELLVPLRALGEWAVANRERVEAAQARFDAENVEASRIRFG from the coding sequence ATGAAACCTGCTCACCCGGACGTAACCTGCGGGCAAGCCGTGGCGCCTTTCGAAGTATCGGATGCCTGCCGGCCGGTGAACGCGATCCTCTCCCGCATCGGCGACAAGTGGTCCGTGCTCGTGGTCAGTTATCTCGGCAATGGGACGATGCGGTTTTCCGAACTGAGGCGCGCAATCGACGGGATCTCGCAGAAGATGCTGACGACGACGCTTCGTGGCCTCGAACGCGATGGCTACGTGACCCGAGCAGTCACGCCGACGATCCCTCCGCGCGTGGATTACGCACTCACCGATCTCGGCCGCGAACTGCTCGTGCCGCTGCGTGCGCTCGGCGAATGGGCGGTTGCGAACCGGGAGCGCGTCGAGGCGGCGCAAGCGCGCTTCGATGCCGAGAATGTCGAAGCCTCCAGGATCCGTTTCGGCTGA
- a CDS encoding NADPH-dependent FMN reductase — protein sequence MSKLKLAVVIGSTREGRFAEKPAHWIADLAKSDGAFEVEVIDLKDYPMAFYGDPAATTEQSETAARFKAKVQEFDAYIFTAAEYNHAPTAVLKNAIDHGAWVRKPVAFVGYGGVGGARAVEQLRQIAVEMEMASVKTGTHILFPEYLAIVKGEKQISDFAHLVDAAKTMLGQLAWWGKALKSARDEEANASLAKAS from the coding sequence ATGAGCAAGCTCAAACTCGCCGTCGTCATCGGCAGCACACGCGAAGGCCGCTTCGCTGAAAAGCCGGCACACTGGATCGCGGACCTGGCGAAATCGGACGGCGCTTTCGAGGTGGAAGTGATCGACCTGAAGGATTATCCGATGGCCTTCTACGGCGATCCGGCAGCGACCACGGAACAGAGCGAAACGGCCGCCAGGTTCAAGGCGAAGGTTCAGGAATTCGACGCCTACATCTTCACCGCCGCCGAGTACAACCACGCTCCGACCGCGGTTCTGAAAAACGCGATCGACCACGGCGCGTGGGTCCGCAAGCCCGTCGCATTCGTCGGTTATGGCGGCGTTGGCGGTGCGCGCGCGGTCGAGCAGCTTCGCCAGATCGCCGTCGAGATGGAAATGGCGTCGGTCAAGACTGGCACGCATATTCTCTTCCCGGAATATCTCGCCATCGTCAAAGGCGAGAAGCAGATTTCGGATTTCGCGCACCTCGTCGATGCGGCCAAGACGATGCTCGGTCAACTCGCCTGGTGGGGCAAGGCGCTGAAATCCGCCCGTGACGAAGAGGCGAACGCCTCGCTCGCAAAGGCCTCCTGA
- a CDS encoding NAD(P)/FAD-dependent oxidoreductase, with protein MADDTLTRQRDLREAEPLWAQTPRITLMSRKAVPVRHFDVVIVGAGISGALMADALADGKRSVLVIDRRRAVHGSTMASTAMIQHEIDVPLHKLSGMIGTAKANRVWRRSASSVDALAERVEERGISCSMKRKKTLYLSGDEFDADALAKEYDARKKAGLDAELLDRDEVAAQFGLDREAGIVSDASASGNPAQMAAGFLRESFKRGAELVEGIEITDLRETSDGVVLATSDGSLIEAGHAIFCTGYEFLETLASQNHDVVSTWALASAPGLTLPDWLSDHLVWEGSDPYLYFRSTRDQRLIVGGEDEDDGEAFADPKKLKTKTTTITKKIEALLGMKIGAHDAAWAAAFGTTKDGLPLIGRVPEMKHTFAVMGFGGNGITFSKIAAEIVSAEIAGQPDPDAKLFAFSR; from the coding sequence ATGGCCGACGACACTCTGACGCGCCAACGCGATCTGCGCGAGGCCGAACCTTTGTGGGCGCAGACACCGCGCATCACGCTCATGTCGCGCAAGGCTGTGCCGGTGCGTCACTTCGATGTCGTCATCGTCGGGGCAGGCATCAGCGGCGCGCTGATGGCCGACGCACTCGCGGATGGAAAACGGTCGGTCCTGGTCATCGACCGCAGGCGCGCCGTCCACGGCAGCACGATGGCGTCCACCGCGATGATCCAACACGAGATCGACGTGCCGCTGCACAAACTGTCCGGCATGATCGGAACGGCGAAGGCAAACCGCGTCTGGCGCCGCTCGGCATCATCGGTGGATGCGCTGGCCGAGCGCGTGGAAGAACGCGGCATATCCTGCAGCATGAAGCGCAAGAAGACGCTTTATCTGTCAGGTGACGAATTCGATGCCGATGCGCTCGCCAAGGAGTACGACGCGCGCAAGAAAGCAGGCCTCGACGCGGAACTGCTCGACCGCGACGAGGTCGCGGCACAATTCGGTCTGGATCGCGAGGCCGGCATCGTCAGCGATGCATCCGCATCGGGCAATCCCGCACAAATGGCTGCGGGCTTTTTGCGTGAATCCTTCAAACGGGGTGCCGAGCTCGTCGAAGGCATCGAGATCACCGACCTGCGCGAAACGAGCGATGGTGTGGTGCTCGCCACCAGCGACGGTAGTTTGATCGAAGCCGGACACGCCATCTTCTGCACGGGATACGAATTCCTCGAAACGCTCGCCAGCCAGAACCACGACGTCGTGTCGACCTGGGCGCTCGCTTCCGCTCCCGGGCTGACGCTGCCGGACTGGCTGTCGGACCACCTCGTCTGGGAGGGCTCCGACCCCTACCTCTATTTTCGCTCCACCCGCGACCAGCGACTGATCGTGGGTGGGGAGGACGAAGACGACGGCGAAGCCTTCGCCGATCCCAAGAAACTCAAGACCAAGACCACCACAATCACCAAGAAGATCGAAGCCTTGCTCGGCATGAAGATCGGCGCACATGATGCCGCCTGGGCGGCGGCATTCGGCACGACGAAGGACGGCTTGCCACTCATCGGGCGCGTGCCGGAGATGAAGCACACCTTCGCGGTCATGGGGTTCGGCGGCAACGGGATCACATTTTCCAAGATCGCCGCCGAAATCGTTTCCGCCGAGATCGCCGGTCAACCGGATCCTGACGCCAAGCTCTTCGCATTCAGCCGTTGA
- a CDS encoding GGDEF domain-containing protein codes for MIELIAKVIFGVNATMLLVLAAVYFVAGFRQQERYWTSWWLSSLILGVGLASFIVQDLLPRSIGVLLPNLMLILGFGLRWRAAREFSGRAVSNLVVIGPAAGFLLLCLLPPFVNAYGIVYTLVNIALTTLAVLTAWEFFRDHQDRLWSRYGLAFAYCLISLSFGLRVVQGLVEGSSMLNTVPRDLALLAHLIVSTVYITASGTFALSLAYERNAAELKKAASHDFLTGLLNRGAFEQKLRARCAAGVAKPFALALLDIDHFKAINDQHGHAAGDAVLRTCARIFRDHAREGDLVARVGGEEFALFFEGANTSDAERRLSRLIEAIAQCTMGYGGRAIRVTVSAGMLHCDGAADFDTVVAQADRLLYKAKSNGRNRAETLAA; via the coding sequence ATGATTGAGTTGATCGCCAAGGTCATCTTCGGTGTCAACGCGACGATGCTGTTGGTGCTCGCCGCCGTCTATTTCGTAGCGGGCTTCAGGCAACAGGAGCGTTATTGGACGTCCTGGTGGCTGTCGAGCCTTATTCTCGGCGTCGGTCTTGCGTCGTTCATCGTTCAGGATCTGCTGCCGCGAAGCATCGGGGTTCTGCTTCCCAACCTCATGCTCATTCTCGGGTTTGGTCTGCGCTGGCGGGCGGCGCGGGAATTCTCCGGCCGCGCCGTTTCCAATCTCGTCGTGATCGGGCCGGCTGCAGGTTTCCTCCTGCTTTGCCTTCTCCCGCCCTTCGTCAATGCTTACGGCATCGTCTACACGCTGGTGAACATCGCGCTGACGACGCTTGCCGTTCTCACCGCCTGGGAATTCTTTCGCGATCATCAGGACCGACTGTGGTCTCGATATGGTCTCGCATTCGCCTATTGCCTGATCAGCCTGTCCTTCGGCTTGCGCGTTGTGCAAGGCCTCGTCGAGGGCAGTTCGATGCTCAACACCGTGCCGCGGGATCTGGCTCTTCTCGCCCACCTCATCGTCTCCACGGTTTACATCACCGCATCCGGCACCTTTGCTCTGTCGTTGGCCTATGAGCGCAATGCCGCCGAACTGAAGAAGGCGGCTTCCCACGATTTCCTGACCGGGCTTCTCAACCGCGGCGCTTTCGAGCAGAAGTTGCGTGCCCGTTGCGCTGCCGGGGTCGCGAAGCCCTTTGCGCTTGCGCTTCTGGATATCGATCACTTCAAGGCGATCAACGACCAGCACGGACATGCGGCCGGTGATGCGGTACTGCGCACCTGCGCTCGTATCTTCCGGGACCACGCGCGCGAAGGCGATCTCGTTGCCCGTGTCGGGGGCGAGGAGTTCGCGCTTTTCTTCGAGGGGGCGAACACAAGTGACGCCGAGCGGCGCCTCTCACGCCTGATCGAAGCGATCGCCCAATGCACGATGGGCTACGGCGGACGCGCGATCCGGGTCACCGTCTCGGCCGGCATGCTCCATTGCGACGGTGCCGCCGACTTCGACACGGTCGTCGCTCAAGCGGACCGACTGCTTTACAAGGCCAAGAGCAACGGTCGCAATCGGGCCGAGACGCTCGCCGCCTGA